Proteins found in one Pseudomonas marvdashtae genomic segment:
- a CDS encoding DUF883 family protein yields MARKSAAQSNGEQIKDQAFSELKALIEESEKLLKSGASLVGEDAENLRGQIAQKLQQALDAVANARERTRPMVDATEVYIGGHPWQTVAISAGFGLVVGLLLGRR; encoded by the coding sequence ATGGCCCGTAAAAGCGCCGCACAATCCAACGGAGAACAAATCAAGGATCAAGCCTTCAGTGAACTGAAAGCGCTGATCGAAGAGTCGGAGAAACTACTCAAGAGCGGTGCATCCCTGGTTGGCGAAGATGCCGAAAACCTTCGGGGCCAAATCGCGCAGAAGCTGCAACAAGCACTGGATGCGGTCGCCAACGCCCGGGAGCGCACCCGTCCGATGGTCGATGCCACTGAGGTCTATATCGGCGGGCATCCGTGGCAGACCGTGGCGATTTCCGCGGGTTTCGGGCTGGTGGTGGGATTGCTGCTCGGACGGCGCTGA
- a CDS encoding LysR family transcriptional regulator has translation MNQMNIADVDLNLLKAFEALHDESSASRAALRLGVTQSAVSAALRRLRGLYDDPLFVRTGRGLAPTLRANQLKPVISDALDKCRQSLAMVDPGANNYEGRSVIVGLSDDFEIAHGRRLIEEVARRAPGLRLIFRQTHSQIVGRALMERSLDLAITAGGFTERLLSRQVLGEGDYACLVDPASLTEGPYSLTLQAFVAREHLLVSSGGFIGITDEGLAGLGLRRRVCASTTHFAALPFLLKGSQAVATIPEHAAKAIAALSGLALLPCPLALPRYPIELGWRTHAQMDPAVGKVREAIVATFT, from the coding sequence ATGAATCAAATGAATATCGCCGATGTCGACCTGAACCTGCTCAAAGCCTTCGAAGCCTTGCACGATGAATCCAGCGCCAGCCGCGCCGCGCTGCGCCTGGGCGTGACCCAGTCGGCTGTCAGTGCGGCCCTGCGCAGGCTTCGCGGTTTGTATGACGACCCATTGTTCGTGCGCACCGGCCGTGGCCTGGCGCCGACGTTGCGGGCCAATCAACTGAAACCGGTGATCAGCGATGCCCTGGACAAATGTCGCCAGAGCCTGGCAATGGTTGATCCCGGCGCGAATAACTACGAAGGCCGCTCAGTCATCGTCGGGTTGTCCGATGATTTTGAAATCGCCCATGGACGGCGCTTGATCGAGGAAGTGGCGCGGCGGGCACCAGGGCTGCGCTTGATTTTTCGCCAGACCCACAGCCAGATCGTTGGTCGGGCCTTGATGGAACGCAGCCTGGACCTGGCGATAACAGCGGGAGGATTTACCGAGCGGCTGCTGAGCCGCCAGGTCTTGGGCGAAGGCGACTATGCCTGCCTCGTCGACCCGGCCAGCCTGACAGAGGGCCCATATAGCCTGACCTTGCAAGCCTTCGTCGCGCGCGAACATCTGCTGGTGTCGTCCGGCGGCTTCATCGGCATCACCGATGAAGGACTGGCCGGGCTGGGCCTGCGTCGCAGGGTGTGCGCCTCGACCACCCACTTTGCCGCGCTGCCGTTCCTGCTCAAGGGCAGCCAGGCCGTGGCGACTATTCCCGAGCATGCCGCCAAGGCCATCGCGGCGCTTAGCGGCCTGGCATTGCTGCCCTGCCCGCTGGCACTGCCCCGCTACCCTATCGAGCTGGGCTGGCGGACCCACGCGCAAATGGACCCGGCAGTGGGCAAGGTACGCGAAGCTATCGTCGCAACCTTCACCTGA
- a CDS encoding carbon-nitrogen hydrolase family protein produces the protein MPKSIVAALQIGSLPSGKGETLAQILYYEDAIRQAGARLVVMPEALLGGYPKGETFGTQLGYRLPEGREAFARYFANAIDVPGAETEALAGLSARTGASLVLGVIERAGNTLYCTALYFEPDAGLVAKHRKLMPTGTERLIWGKGDGSTLPVIESQVGRVGAAVCWENMMPLLRTAMYAKGVDVWCAPTVDERDMWQVSMRHIAHEGRCFVVSACQVQASPAELGIEVANWPAERPLIAGGSVIVGPMGDVLAGPLKGSAGLLTAEIDTDELVRARYDYDVVGHYARPDVFELVVDERAKPGVRFMA, from the coding sequence ATGCCAAAATCCATCGTCGCTGCCTTGCAGATTGGCTCGCTGCCCTCCGGCAAAGGCGAAACCCTGGCGCAGATCCTTTACTACGAAGACGCCATCCGCCAAGCGGGAGCTCGCTTAGTGGTGATGCCCGAGGCGCTGCTGGGGGGTTATCCCAAGGGCGAGACGTTCGGCACGCAGTTGGGGTATCGATTGCCGGAAGGACGCGAAGCGTTTGCTCGCTATTTTGCCAACGCCATCGATGTGCCCGGCGCGGAAACCGAGGCGCTGGCGGGTCTTTCGGCGCGGACCGGGGCGAGCCTGGTGCTGGGTGTCATCGAGCGCGCCGGCAACACCTTGTACTGCACCGCCCTGTATTTCGAGCCTGATGCGGGCCTCGTGGCCAAGCATCGTAAATTGATGCCTACCGGCACCGAGCGCCTGATCTGGGGCAAGGGCGACGGCTCGACGCTGCCGGTGATTGAAAGCCAGGTCGGTCGTGTGGGAGCGGCGGTGTGTTGGGAAAACATGATGCCGCTGCTGCGTACGGCGATGTATGCCAAAGGCGTTGACGTCTGGTGCGCGCCGACGGTGGATGAGCGGGACATGTGGCAGGTGAGCATGCGCCATATCGCTCATGAAGGGCGATGCTTTGTGGTCAGCGCCTGCCAGGTCCAGGCGTCGCCGGCGGAGTTGGGCATCGAAGTCGCGAACTGGCCGGCGGAGCGCCCGTTGATTGCCGGTGGCAGCGTGATCGTCGGGCCCATGGGCGATGTGCTCGCCGGACCGTTGAAAGGCTCCGCCGGGCTGTTGACCGCTGAAATCGATACCGACGAGTTGGTGCGGGCGCGCTACGATTATGACGTGGTGGGACACTACGCCCGGCCGGATGTTTTCGAACTGGTGGTGGACGAGCGGGCGAAACCGGGCGTGCGCTTCATGGCGTGA
- a CDS encoding LEA type 2 family protein has product MRRILGFSLILMLLGLSACALFPHRDPLNINVVGIEPLPSQGLEMRFAVKLRLQNPNETPIAYDGVALDLEVNGHTLATGVSDQAGSIPRFSEGLLSVPVSISAFSVLRQTLGLSQTQSLDNLPYVLKGKLAGGLFGTMRFVDRGTLDLPGSSATW; this is encoded by the coding sequence ATGCGCAGAATCCTCGGCTTTTCCCTCATCCTGATGCTGCTCGGCCTCAGCGCCTGCGCGCTCTTCCCCCACCGTGACCCGCTGAATATCAATGTGGTCGGGATCGAGCCGCTGCCCAGCCAGGGCTTGGAAATGCGCTTTGCCGTAAAGCTGCGCCTGCAGAACCCCAACGAAACCCCCATCGCCTATGACGGCGTGGCGCTGGACCTGGAGGTCAACGGCCATACGCTGGCGACAGGGGTCAGCGACCAGGCCGGCTCGATACCCCGCTTCTCGGAAGGCCTGTTGAGCGTGCCCGTGAGCATCTCGGCCTTTTCAGTCCTGCGTCAGACGCTGGGCCTGAGCCAGACCCAGAGCCTGGACAACTTGCCCTACGTACTGAAGGGCAAACTCGCTGGCGGATTGTTCGGCACGATGCGTTTCGTCGACCGCGGTACCCTCGATCTACCGGGGTCCTCGGCCACTTGGTGA
- a CDS encoding HTH domain-containing protein yields the protein MSRTTRLLTLLQVLRGKRCPVTAATLAAELKVSERTLYRDIAELTALGAPIQGEAGIGYVLRSGLFLPPLMFTADEIEAIVLGLRYVDQRGDEVLGKAAADALAKVEAVLAPGLRDALHNPTVLPGPPGYGYPSNTVELNVYRQAIRTQAKLHIDYADVNKTPSQRLIWPLALGFFNEARVVVAWCELRGAYRTFRTDRIACAIAQGERYPGRRSDLLRAWLALMNLDETGRFTPDKN from the coding sequence GTGTCGCGAACCACTCGGCTGCTCACTTTGCTGCAAGTCTTGCGGGGCAAGCGATGCCCGGTTACTGCCGCGACATTGGCGGCCGAGCTGAAGGTGTCCGAACGCACGCTCTATCGCGATATCGCCGAACTCACGGCCTTGGGCGCACCGATCCAGGGCGAGGCGGGCATCGGTTATGTGTTGCGCAGCGGCCTGTTCCTGCCACCCTTGATGTTCACCGCCGACGAAATCGAGGCCATCGTGCTGGGCTTGCGCTACGTCGACCAACGCGGCGACGAAGTGCTCGGCAAGGCCGCCGCCGATGCCTTGGCGAAAGTCGAGGCGGTGCTGGCTCCGGGCTTGCGCGACGCCTTGCACAACCCCACGGTGTTGCCCGGTCCGCCGGGCTATGGCTACCCGAGCAACACCGTGGAACTGAATGTCTACCGCCAGGCCATTCGCACTCAAGCCAAGCTGCATATTGATTACGCCGACGTCAACAAGACCCCGAGCCAACGGTTGATCTGGCCCCTGGCGCTGGGTTTTTTCAACGAGGCTCGGGTGGTGGTGGCCTGGTGTGAGTTGCGCGGTGCCTATCGGACCTTTCGCACTGACCGGATTGCCTGCGCCATTGCCCAGGGCGAGCGCTATCCCGGCAGGCGCAGCGACTTGTTGCGCGCCTGGCTTGCGCTGATGAACCTCGATGAAACCGGGCGCTTCACTCCTGACAAAAACTGA
- a CDS encoding nuclear transport factor 2 family protein, whose amino-acid sequence MSHSVSSLAPAIAGYLAAANARDSSAATRFFAENASVFDEGNHQVGTRAIAQWMEDTAQRFQPRVEVLSVQQRTGKVLVQNLISGTFPGSPLELRYTFRLDEQGKISRLDISV is encoded by the coding sequence ATGTCCCATTCCGTCTCTTCCCTAGCCCCGGCCATCGCCGGTTATCTTGCCGCCGCGAATGCCCGCGACAGCTCGGCGGCGACGCGTTTTTTCGCGGAGAATGCCAGCGTGTTCGATGAAGGCAACCATCAGGTCGGCACACGGGCCATCGCCCAATGGATGGAAGACACCGCGCAACGTTTCCAGCCACGGGTCGAAGTCCTCAGCGTGCAGCAACGGACCGGGAAGGTGCTGGTGCAGAATCTGATCTCTGGCACCTTTCCCGGCAGCCCGCTGGAGCTGCGCTATACCTTCCGGCTCGATGAGCAGGGGAAAATCAGTCGGTTGGATATCTCTGTGTAG
- the zapE gene encoding cell division protein ZapE has translation MTFNSPLSAWQHAIEHHGFVQDEAQELAIMALEQCHKALHEGGKSIKGVYLWGPVGRGKTWLMDRFYESLKVPARRQHFHHFMAWVHQRSFQLTGTPDPLQALARELSQEVRVLCFDELFVTDIGDAIILGRLFQVMFELGMVVVSTSNLPPDELYASGHNRERFLPTITAIKQHMQVVPVNGWQDHRQHPGTLQQRYWVREPGQPDPLADVFGQLSAGQTSGNQAIEVGHRQVVPVQASDTVLWSRYPDLCDQPFSAVDFMALCDRFRAILLSDVPALSAEQREGRIARGTEDGVERVEAGDRELPQLSIHDDGVRRFIALVDECYDRKVPLYLSAQVPMDQLYTEGYLQFPFRRTLSRLQEMQLQRFGQPA, from the coding sequence ATGACTTTCAATTCCCCCTTGAGCGCTTGGCAGCATGCCATCGAACATCACGGTTTCGTCCAGGACGAAGCCCAGGAACTGGCGATCATGGCGCTGGAGCAATGTCACAAGGCGTTGCATGAAGGCGGCAAGTCGATCAAAGGTGTCTATCTGTGGGGGCCGGTCGGGCGGGGCAAGACGTGGCTCATGGATCGTTTCTACGAAAGCCTCAAGGTTCCGGCTCGCAGACAGCACTTCCATCACTTCATGGCCTGGGTGCACCAACGCTCGTTCCAGCTCACCGGCACCCCGGACCCGCTGCAAGCCTTGGCCCGTGAATTGAGCCAGGAAGTTCGGGTACTGTGCTTTGACGAACTGTTCGTCACGGACATCGGCGATGCGATTATCCTTGGCCGTCTTTTCCAAGTGATGTTCGAGCTGGGCATGGTGGTGGTCAGCACGTCCAACCTGCCGCCGGACGAACTCTATGCCAGCGGGCACAATCGTGAGCGATTCCTGCCGACCATCACGGCCATCAAGCAGCACATGCAGGTGGTGCCGGTGAACGGCTGGCAAGATCACCGCCAGCACCCCGGCACCCTGCAGCAGCGCTATTGGGTGCGCGAGCCGGGCCAACCCGATCCGCTGGCCGATGTCTTCGGCCAGTTGAGCGCGGGGCAGACGTCCGGCAACCAAGCGATCGAGGTCGGTCATCGACAGGTCGTTCCAGTCCAGGCCAGCGACACGGTGCTCTGGAGCCGTTACCCGGACCTTTGCGACCAACCGTTTTCAGCCGTGGATTTCATGGCCCTGTGTGACCGTTTCAGGGCCATCCTCCTCAGTGATGTGCCTGCCCTGAGCGCCGAGCAACGGGAAGGGCGTATTGCCCGCGGCACCGAAGACGGGGTCGAGCGGGTCGAGGCCGGTGATCGTGAACTGCCGCAGCTGTCGATTCACGACGATGGCGTCCGGCGTTTCATTGCCCTGGTCGATGAGTGTTACGACCGCAAGGTGCCGTTGTATCTGTCGGCACAGGTGCCGATGGACCAGTTGTACACCGAGGGCTATCTGCAATTTCCGTTTCGCCGTACTCTCAGTCGCCTCCAGGAAATGCAATTGCAGCGTTTCGGCCAGCCCGCCTGA
- a CDS encoding GNAT family N-acetyltransferase: MEEANDILVLQASYTNPIHAEAICHVLNGYAEDPMGGGHSLPAEVLSHLPEELAKRPHAFSVLAFVNGEPAGLVNCFEGFSTFACRPLVNVHDVAVMPAFRGLGLSQKMLQKVEDIARQRGCCKITLEVLEGNAVAQASYAKFGFAAGMFDPAHGRMLFWIKPL; this comes from the coding sequence ATGGAAGAAGCCAACGACATCCTTGTACTGCAAGCCAGCTACACCAACCCGATCCACGCGGAAGCGATCTGCCATGTGCTCAATGGTTATGCCGAGGATCCGATGGGGGGCGGCCATTCGCTGCCGGCCGAGGTGCTGTCGCATCTGCCTGAAGAATTGGCCAAGCGGCCGCACGCCTTCAGCGTGCTGGCGTTCGTCAACGGCGAACCGGCGGGGTTGGTCAACTGCTTCGAAGGGTTCTCGACCTTTGCCTGCCGTCCCTTGGTGAACGTCCATGACGTTGCCGTGATGCCAGCGTTTCGCGGGCTGGGGTTGAGCCAGAAGATGTTGCAGAAAGTCGAAGACATTGCCCGCCAGCGCGGGTGCTGCAAGATCACCCTGGAAGTACTGGAAGGCAACGCCGTGGCCCAGGCCAGTTACGCCAAGTTCGGCTTCGCCGCGGGCATGTTCGACCCCGCCCACGGCCGCATGCTGTTCTGGATAAAGCCTCTATAG
- a CDS encoding phosphoethanolamine transferase CptA, with the protein MSVFKRSKTTAKGFDWAGFGWLFLFFWYFSGITQLLILLSDTSGFTGFRQAFVMSAVWLAPLLLFPARTRLLAAVIGVVLWACSMASLGYFFIYQQEFSQSVIFIMFESNVSEAGEYMTQYFAWWMVPAFLAHTLVGYFLWTRLRPVYLPRGQAMVAAALILVAVVGYPLVKQTLRTGTLAGGLEKFEDRIEPAVPWQMLVAYRRYGEQLENMQGMLHSTSKIAPLRNLKDTMADQPATLVLVIGESTNRQRMSVYGYPRETTPELDKLKDQLSVFDNVITPRPYTIEALQQVLTFADEENPDLYLSTPSLVSMMKQAGYKTFWITNQQTMTKRNTMLTTFSQQADEQVYLNNNRNQNAAQYDGDVIEPFSKALADTAPRKLIVVHLLGTHMSYQYRYPPTFNKFTDRQGVPAGVRDDQVPTYNSYDNAVLYNDFVVSSLIKDYAKTDPNGFLLYLSDHGEDVFDSPGHGTLGRNEGKPTAPMYTIPFMAWASPKWRETHDWNFAGDLSRPYSSSHLIHTWADMAGLNFDELDRSKSLVSDAFKPRPLLIGNPYQSQHKALIDFSLMQPKGPAGQVVQK; encoded by the coding sequence ATGAGTGTGTTCAAACGCAGCAAAACGACTGCGAAAGGTTTCGACTGGGCCGGGTTCGGCTGGCTGTTTTTGTTCTTCTGGTATTTTTCCGGCATCACCCAACTGCTTATCCTGTTAAGCGACACCTCCGGCTTCACCGGGTTTCGCCAAGCCTTCGTCATGAGTGCGGTGTGGCTGGCACCCTTGCTGCTGTTCCCCGCCCGCACCCGCCTGCTTGCCGCAGTGATTGGTGTCGTGCTGTGGGCCTGCTCCATGGCCAGCCTGGGCTATTTCTTCATTTACCAGCAGGAATTTTCCCAAAGCGTCATCTTCATCATGTTCGAGTCGAACGTGTCCGAAGCGGGCGAATACATGACCCAGTATTTTGCCTGGTGGATGGTGCCGGCGTTCCTGGCACATACCCTGGTTGGCTATTTCCTCTGGACGCGCCTGCGCCCGGTGTACCTGCCCCGGGGCCAGGCGATGGTCGCCGCCGCCCTGATCCTGGTCGCCGTGGTCGGTTATCCCCTGGTCAAGCAGACCCTGCGCACCGGCACGCTCGCCGGCGGCCTGGAGAAATTCGAGGACCGCATCGAGCCGGCCGTGCCATGGCAAATGCTGGTGGCGTATCGTCGTTACGGTGAACAGCTGGAAAACATGCAAGGCATGCTTCACAGCACCAGCAAGATCGCCCCGTTGCGCAACCTCAAGGACACCATGGCCGACCAGCCCGCAACCTTGGTGCTGGTCATCGGCGAGTCCACCAACCGCCAGCGCATGAGCGTGTACGGTTATCCGAGAGAAACCACGCCGGAGCTGGACAAGCTCAAGGACCAGTTATCGGTCTTCGACAACGTCATCACCCCGCGCCCCTACACCATTGAAGCGCTGCAGCAGGTGCTGACCTTCGCCGACGAGGAAAATCCGGACCTCTACCTGAGCACGCCGTCGCTGGTGAGCATGATGAAACAGGCTGGCTACAAGACCTTCTGGATCACCAACCAGCAGACCATGACCAAGCGCAACACCATGCTCACGACGTTTTCTCAACAAGCCGATGAGCAGGTCTACCTGAACAACAATCGCAACCAGAACGCCGCGCAATACGATGGCGACGTGATCGAGCCGTTCAGCAAGGCCCTGGCCGACACCGCGCCGCGCAAGCTGATCGTGGTGCACCTGCTCGGCACCCACATGAGCTATCAGTACCGCTATCCGCCGACGTTCAACAAATTCACCGACCGCCAGGGCGTACCCGCCGGGGTGCGCGACGATCAGGTCCCGACCTACAACAGCTATGACAACGCCGTGCTGTACAACGACTTCGTGGTGTCCAGCCTGATCAAGGACTACGCCAAGACCGACCCCAACGGCTTCCTGCTGTACCTGTCGGATCACGGCGAGGACGTTTTCGACTCGCCAGGGCACGGCACACTGGGGCGCAACGAAGGCAAGCCGACGGCGCCGATGTACACCATCCCGTTCATGGCCTGGGCCTCGCCCAAGTGGCGCGAAACCCATGACTGGAATTTCGCGGGCGATCTGTCACGCCCCTACAGCAGCTCGCACCTGATTCACACCTGGGCGGACATGGCAGGCTTGAACTTTGATGAGCTCGACCGCAGCAAAAGCCTGGTCAGCGATGCCTTCAAGCCCCGGCCGTTGCTGATCGGCAACCCTTACCAGAGCCAGCACAAGGCGCTGATCGATTTCAGCCTGATGCAGCCCAAGGGGCCGGCGGGCCAGGTTGTACAGAAATGA
- a CDS encoding DUF6026 family protein has translation MGPVVTARPPQTLYVTIRRDELRLLKEERDLLLDEVAQLRMQLQHAQLSYQGQALAR, from the coding sequence ATGGGCCCTGTCGTTACCGCACGTCCTCCTCAGACCCTTTACGTGACCATTCGTCGCGACGAATTACGCCTGCTGAAAGAAGAGCGTGATCTGCTGCTCGATGAAGTGGCGCAGCTGCGCATGCAGTTGCAACACGCACAACTCTCCTACCAGGGCCAGGCGTTGGCTCGCTGA
- the gnd gene encoding phosphogluconate dehydrogenase (NAD(+)-dependent, decarboxylating) yields the protein MCSREHQHMQLGIIGLGRMGGNIARRLMLNGHTTVVYDRNAAFVENLSQEGATGVADLPALVAGLEKPRAVWVMLPAGAPTEDTITALSELLEPGDVIIDGGNTYYKDDIRRAQALSEQGLGYIDVGTSGGVWGLERGYCMMIGGDAEVVKRLDPLFASLAPGMGDIPRTRDRKSDDDRAERGYIHAGPAGSGHFVKMIHNGIEYGMMQAFAEGFDILKTKSSESLPPEQRFDLNLADIAEVWRRGSVVSSWLLDLTADALASDPKLDGFSGEVADSGEGRWTIEAAIEQAVPVPVLSSSLFARFRSRQQATYGDKMLSAMRFGFGGHVETPKK from the coding sequence ATTTGTAGTAGGGAGCATCAGCACATGCAACTCGGGATCATTGGACTGGGCCGCATGGGCGGCAATATTGCGCGGCGCCTGATGCTCAATGGGCACACCACCGTCGTGTATGACCGCAATGCCGCTTTTGTCGAAAACCTGAGCCAGGAAGGCGCAACGGGCGTCGCGGATTTGCCGGCGCTGGTCGCCGGCCTGGAAAAACCGCGAGCGGTCTGGGTCATGCTGCCCGCCGGCGCACCCACCGAAGACACCATCACCGCGCTGAGCGAGTTGCTGGAACCGGGCGACGTCATCATCGATGGCGGCAACACGTACTACAAGGACGACATCCGTCGCGCCCAGGCGCTCTCGGAACAAGGCTTGGGCTACATCGACGTCGGCACCTCCGGCGGCGTCTGGGGCCTTGAGCGCGGCTATTGCATGATGATCGGCGGTGACGCCGAAGTCGTGAAGCGCCTGGACCCGTTGTTCGCCAGCCTGGCGCCGGGCATGGGCGATATCCCACGCACCCGCGACCGCAAGTCCGACGACGACCGCGCCGAACGTGGCTACATCCATGCGGGCCCGGCCGGTTCCGGTCATTTCGTCAAGATGATCCACAACGGCATCGAATACGGAATGATGCAGGCCTTTGCCGAAGGCTTCGATATCCTCAAGACCAAATCCAGCGAGAGCCTGCCGCCAGAGCAGCGTTTCGACCTGAACCTGGCCGATATCGCCGAAGTCTGGCGCCGTGGCAGCGTGGTGTCGTCCTGGCTGCTGGACCTGACCGCCGACGCGTTGGCCAGTGATCCGAAGCTGGACGGGTTTTCCGGTGAAGTCGCCGACAGCGGTGAAGGGCGTTGGACCATCGAAGCCGCCATCGAGCAAGCGGTGCCGGTGCCGGTACTGTCCAGTTCGCTGTTCGCGCGTTTCCGCTCCCGCCAGCAAGCCACCTATGGTGACAAGATGCTCTCAGCCATGCGTTTCGGCTTCGGCGGCCATGTGGAGACGCCGAAAAAATGA
- the zwf gene encoding glucose-6-phosphate dehydrogenase, producing the protein MTSIGRKSKAEPAPPTTLFLFGAHGDLVKRLLMPALYHLSRDGLLGDGLQIVGVDHNAISDVDFAKKLEDFIRNEAASKGGDADRALDPALWSKLARGISYVQGDFLDDSTYQALAAKIAASGTGNAVFYLATAPRFFSEVVRRLGAAGLLQEQDEAFRRVVIEKPFGSDLQTAEALNACLLKVMSEKQIYRIDHYLGKETVQNILVSRFSNSLFEAFWNNHYIDHVQITAAETVGVETRGSFYEHTGALRDMVPNHLFQLLAMVAMEPPAAFGADAVRGEKAKVVGAIRPWSVEQARANSVRGQYTAGQVNGQSVSGYREETNVAPDSNTETYVALKVMIDNWRWVGVPFYLRTGKRMSVRDTEIVICFKPAPYAQFRDTEVDELQPTYLRIQIQPNEGMWFDLLAKRPGPALDMANIELGFAYKDFFEMQPSTGYETLIYDCLTGDQTLFQRADNIENGWRAVQPFLDAWREDAAVQPYQAGEDGPTAAHDLLTRDGRVWHGLG; encoded by the coding sequence ATGACCTCGATCGGCAGGAAATCCAAGGCAGAACCCGCGCCACCGACCACGCTGTTCCTGTTCGGTGCCCATGGTGACTTGGTCAAGCGCCTGCTGATGCCGGCGCTTTACCACCTCAGTCGTGACGGGCTGTTGGGTGATGGCCTGCAGATCGTCGGTGTCGACCACAACGCTATCAGCGATGTGGACTTTGCAAAAAAACTCGAGGATTTCATCCGTAACGAAGCGGCGAGCAAGGGCGGCGATGCCGACCGCGCACTCGATCCGGCGCTGTGGTCCAAGCTGGCCCGGGGCATCAGTTATGTCCAGGGTGATTTTCTCGATGACAGCACCTACCAAGCGCTGGCGGCGAAAATCGCCGCCAGCGGCACCGGCAATGCGGTCTTCTACCTGGCGACCGCGCCACGTTTTTTCAGTGAAGTGGTTCGTCGCCTCGGCGCGGCCGGGCTGCTTCAGGAGCAGGATGAGGCGTTCCGGCGTGTGGTGATCGAGAAGCCGTTCGGCTCCGACCTGCAAACCGCCGAGGCGCTCAATGCCTGCCTGCTCAAGGTCATGAGCGAGAAACAGATCTATCGGATCGACCATTACCTGGGCAAGGAGACGGTACAGAACATTCTCGTCAGCCGCTTCTCCAACAGCCTGTTCGAGGCGTTCTGGAACAACCACTACATCGACCACGTACAGATTACCGCTGCCGAAACGGTCGGCGTGGAGACCCGGGGCAGTTTCTACGAGCACACCGGCGCGCTGCGGGACATGGTCCCTAACCATTTGTTCCAGTTGCTGGCGATGGTGGCGATGGAGCCGCCGGCCGCGTTCGGCGCCGATGCCGTGCGTGGCGAGAAGGCCAAGGTGGTGGGGGCGATCCGGCCCTGGTCGGTGGAGCAGGCCCGGGCCAACTCGGTGCGTGGCCAGTACACCGCAGGCCAGGTAAATGGCCAGTCTGTCAGTGGTTACCGGGAGGAAACCAACGTAGCGCCCGATAGCAACACCGAAACCTACGTCGCCCTTAAGGTCATGATCGATAACTGGCGCTGGGTAGGCGTGCCGTTCTACCTGCGCACCGGCAAGCGCATGAGCGTGCGCGACACCGAAATCGTCATCTGCTTCAAACCGGCGCCTTATGCGCAGTTTCGCGACACCGAAGTCGACGAATTGCAACCCACGTACTTGAGAATCCAGATTCAGCCCAACGAAGGCATGTGGTTCGACCTGCTGGCCAAACGGCCAGGGCCGGCACTCGACATGGCCAATATCGAGTTGGGCTTTGCCTATAAGGACTTCTTTGAAATGCAGCCGTCAACGGGTTACGAGACCTTGATCTACGATTGCCTGACGGGCGACCAGACGCTGTTCCAGCGTGCCGACAATATTGAGAACGGCTGGCGTGCGGTGCAGCCGTTCCTCGATGCCTGGCGTGAGGACGCCGCTGTCCAGCCGTACCAGGCCGGGGAAGACGGTCCGACCGCCGCCCACGATCTGCTGACTCGCGACGGTCGCGTCTGGCATGGCCTCGGATGA